The following proteins are encoded in a genomic region of Saccharopolyspora antimicrobica:
- a CDS encoding amino acid adenylation domain-containing protein — MPGRADQLLPLSAAQAGIWFAQQLDRANPIFNTAERVAIDGCVDPARFAAALRQAVAETEALRIRICEDGAELGQVVEEPAEFELPVVDCTTAADPEARAMAWMRADLREPVDLTRGQAGRLWSAALFKLGERRWWWYQRIHHVAIDGYGFSILIRRVAELYGEQEPGPSPFGSLTALLADEQEYRESAKAERDTRYWQERFADRPDVVSLTGSSRPTAHDFRRLPAESPAGTALAAAAEESRTIWPDALIAAFGAYLHRMTGATDVVLGLPVMGRLGSVALRVPGMVVNVLPLRLRITAATTRAELISQVGKAVRELRKHQRTRAEDLRRDLKLLGSDRPLFGPMLNIKAFDYDLRFGDSPATVHNIAAGPVEDLTVAVYHDDGQLRFEFDANPDRYGEAELAAHRERFLRFLGHFAECSGDTRVGGIDLLSPEERIRILEEWNAPIAETAELPAATLPQLFEEQAGRTPDSVAVAFGAQQLTYEELNSRANQLAHHLIDLGVGPEQLVALALPRTAELVVALLAVLKSGAAYLPLDPGHPAERIAYIVGDARPSVLISDAEHSANLPAGITRVLLDDPTARIEIARHSQRDPKAGERGPLTAEHAAYVIYTSGSTGQPKGVSIPHHNVVRLFRATEPWFSFSGDDVWTLFHSYAFDFSVWELWGALLHGGRLVVVPHEVSRSPREFRRLLVDERVTVLNQTPSAFYQLSQADREDPAGELALRVVIFGGEALELSRLDDWYERHPQLPKLVNMYGITETTVHVSYVELDRELVARRDGSVIGRGIPDLRVYLLDSSLQPVPPGVVGELYVAGEGLARGYLGQRGLTAQRFVADPHGAPGTRMYRSGDLGKWRPDGSIEFLGRADHQVKVRGFRIELGEIEAHLAAHPRVRQAAVVVREDQPGDQRLVGYTAGTAEAAELRSHLAARLPGYMVPAAFVPVDEIPLTANGKLDVRALPAPEFGGDAGGREPRNDVEAGLCRLFAEVLGVREVGIDDGFFELGGHSLLAARLLARVRSELGAELTIRSLFDHPTVAGLAEQLGAVDRRPELRRVERPERIPLSFAQQRLWFLNRLEGPSATYNLPLVLRMSGELDVAALRAALGDVVRRHESLRTVFPDELGEPRQEVLDTVPELTVVHLPRVGDAQFQLKSDVQFQLKLGTSQDGTAAAGVVSDVDAAVAEAAREGFDLAKQLPVRTVLFETGSEHVLLVLLHHVAVDEWSIRPLVRDLSTAYAARLRGAEPEWAELPVQYVDYALWQRELLGDESDPAGPAGRQLEFWRGALAGLPDQLELPTDFPRPAVASHRGDAVRFGLDAQLHQRLRQLAGEHRASVFMVLQAGLAALLTRMGAGTDIPIGSPVAGRGDDALDELVGFFVNSLVLRTDTSGEPGFAELVDRVRQADLAAFDNAELPFERLAEALNPARSLARHPLFQVMLAYWGATDAVAAELPGLETAVDTAAAGAAKFDLAFSLSERADGGVDGLVQYSTDLFTRQTVDDLAARFVQLLTSAVADPATPISRLDVLGEDARQRVLAWGDAVGSVEPAGTFPELFARSAERDPDKTALIFEDVELSYRELDRRVTEQAQLLVEHGVGPGDIVGVLLPRSPELIIGLLAAMRAGAAYLALDPEYPVDRLRHMVDDAAPRLVLTDDLAADLPTALLSCDDRPQGRWQLPTPRLDDAAYVIYTSGSTGTPKGVVVPHRGIAKLLATQTERVGITADSRVLQFASPSFDVAFWEMCMGLLSGGTLVVVPADRRVPGEPLAEYARRHRVTHLAIGPSMMGMFPADTELPPEATLLCGAEKVPSDLVLRWAREHRMLNCYGPTEATVNSTLWDCDPDAVGSSVPIGVPDPGARLYVLDAQLQPTPPGVVGELYVSGLGLARGYLNRPGLTAERFVADPFGPPGSRMYRTGDLVRWRSDGTLDFAGRADDQVKIRGFRIELGEVEAVLAQHPDVAQVAAVVREDTPGDKRLVAYVVGGGDAAGLRRHVADALPDYMVPAAVVFVDALPLMPNGKLDRSALPAPDLGGAVGNTMPRNPTEEILCGLFAEVLGLPRVGTEDSFFDLGGHSLLAAKLIGRIRDALGVRINVGSLFAAPTVVGLAERLHDGGGRDALEILLPLRTSGSKPPLFCVHPAAGLAWPFSGLLKHIDDERPIYGIQSRGLAEPKPVAASLHEMAAEYLEHVRQVQPHGPYYFLGWSFGGVVAHEMSTHLQQQGEEVRFLGMLDSYPKDVWDELPTEEEALKALLYMAGYDLAELGDQPLTRADVMTILSAEGSALANLEPHSITAIIDNFANCAVLENEADHAEFRGDVLFFTATVNPAKESLTAQMWQPYVGGAVRNHDIACEHKDMTQPGPLAEIAAVVDRELGEVDRVSTEGARR, encoded by the coding sequence ATGCCGGGCCGAGCTGACCAGTTGTTGCCGCTGTCGGCCGCGCAGGCGGGGATCTGGTTCGCACAGCAGCTTGACCGGGCGAACCCGATCTTCAACACCGCCGAACGCGTGGCGATCGACGGCTGCGTGGACCCCGCGCGGTTCGCCGCCGCGCTGCGGCAGGCGGTCGCCGAGACCGAGGCGCTGCGCATCCGGATCTGCGAGGACGGCGCCGAGCTGGGCCAGGTCGTCGAGGAACCCGCCGAGTTCGAGCTGCCGGTCGTCGACTGCACGACCGCCGCCGACCCCGAGGCCCGGGCGATGGCGTGGATGCGCGCCGACCTGCGGGAGCCGGTCGATCTCACGCGCGGCCAGGCCGGCCGGTTGTGGAGCGCCGCGCTGTTCAAGCTCGGTGAGCGGCGCTGGTGGTGGTACCAGCGGATCCACCACGTGGCCATCGACGGCTACGGCTTCTCGATCCTCATCCGCCGGGTCGCCGAGCTCTACGGCGAGCAGGAACCCGGCCCGTCGCCGTTCGGCTCGCTGACCGCGCTGCTGGCCGACGAGCAGGAGTACCGGGAGTCGGCGAAGGCTGAGCGCGACACCCGGTACTGGCAGGAGCGGTTCGCCGACCGGCCGGACGTGGTGTCGCTGACCGGCAGCTCGCGGCCCACCGCGCACGACTTCCGCAGGCTGCCCGCCGAGTCGCCCGCCGGGACCGCGCTGGCCGCGGCGGCCGAGGAGAGCCGCACGATCTGGCCGGACGCGCTCATCGCCGCCTTCGGCGCTTACCTGCACCGGATGACCGGAGCCACCGACGTGGTGCTGGGCCTGCCGGTGATGGGCCGGCTCGGCTCGGTCGCGCTGCGGGTGCCGGGCATGGTCGTCAACGTGTTGCCGCTGCGGCTGCGGATCACCGCCGCGACCACCCGCGCGGAGCTGATCTCGCAGGTCGGCAAGGCTGTGCGGGAGCTGCGCAAGCACCAGCGCACGCGCGCCGAGGACCTGCGCCGCGACCTCAAGCTGCTGGGCTCGGACCGGCCGCTGTTCGGCCCGATGCTCAACATCAAGGCCTTCGACTACGACCTGCGGTTCGGCGACAGCCCCGCCACCGTGCACAACATCGCCGCCGGGCCGGTCGAGGACCTGACCGTCGCGGTCTACCACGACGACGGGCAGCTGCGGTTCGAGTTCGACGCCAACCCGGACCGCTACGGCGAGGCCGAGCTCGCCGCGCACCGCGAGCGCTTCCTGCGGTTCCTCGGGCACTTCGCGGAGTGCTCCGGCGACACCCGGGTCGGCGGGATCGACCTGCTCTCGCCCGAGGAGCGCATCCGGATCCTGGAGGAGTGGAACGCGCCGATCGCCGAGACCGCCGAGCTGCCCGCCGCGACGCTGCCGCAGCTGTTCGAGGAGCAGGCCGGGCGGACACCGGACTCGGTCGCCGTCGCCTTCGGCGCGCAGCAGCTGACCTACGAGGAACTCAACTCGCGCGCCAACCAGCTCGCGCACCACCTGATCGACCTCGGCGTGGGGCCCGAGCAGCTGGTGGCGCTGGCCCTGCCGCGCACAGCGGAACTGGTCGTCGCGCTGCTCGCGGTGCTCAAGTCCGGCGCGGCGTACCTGCCGCTGGATCCCGGGCACCCGGCCGAGCGGATCGCCTACATCGTCGGCGACGCCCGGCCGAGCGTGCTGATCAGCGACGCCGAGCACTCGGCCAACCTGCCCGCCGGGATCACCCGGGTCCTGCTGGACGATCCGACGGCGCGGATCGAGATCGCCCGGCACTCGCAGCGCGATCCCAAGGCCGGTGAGCGCGGGCCGCTGACCGCCGAGCACGCCGCCTACGTCATCTACACCTCCGGCTCGACGGGACAGCCGAAGGGCGTGTCCATCCCGCACCACAACGTGGTCCGGTTGTTCCGCGCCACCGAGCCGTGGTTCTCCTTCAGCGGCGACGACGTCTGGACGCTGTTCCACTCCTACGCCTTCGACTTCTCGGTGTGGGAGCTGTGGGGCGCGCTGCTGCACGGCGGCCGGCTGGTGGTGGTCCCGCACGAGGTCAGCCGTTCGCCGCGGGAGTTCCGGCGGCTGCTGGTCGACGAGCGGGTGACCGTGCTCAACCAGACGCCCTCGGCGTTCTACCAGCTCAGCCAGGCCGACCGGGAGGACCCGGCGGGCGAGCTGGCGCTGCGCGTGGTGATCTTCGGCGGCGAGGCGCTGGAACTGTCCAGGCTGGACGACTGGTACGAGCGGCACCCGCAGCTGCCCAAGCTGGTGAACATGTACGGGATCACCGAGACCACCGTGCACGTGTCCTACGTCGAGCTGGACCGCGAGCTGGTGGCCCGGCGGGACGGCAGCGTGATCGGCCGCGGCATCCCGGATCTGCGGGTCTACCTGCTGGATTCGTCGTTGCAGCCGGTGCCGCCCGGAGTGGTGGGCGAGCTGTACGTGGCGGGGGAGGGCCTGGCGCGCGGTTACCTCGGGCAGCGCGGCCTGACCGCGCAGCGCTTCGTCGCCGATCCGCACGGCGCGCCGGGCACCCGCATGTACCGCTCCGGTGACCTGGGCAAGTGGCGGCCGGACGGCAGCATCGAGTTCCTCGGCCGCGCCGACCACCAGGTCAAGGTGCGCGGGTTCCGCATCGAGCTCGGCGAGATCGAGGCGCACCTGGCCGCGCACCCGCGGGTCCGGCAGGCGGCGGTGGTGGTGCGCGAGGACCAGCCCGGCGATCAGCGGCTCGTCGGCTACACCGCGGGCACCGCGGAGGCTGCGGAGCTGCGGTCGCACCTGGCGGCGCGGCTGCCCGGGTACATGGTGCCCGCCGCGTTCGTGCCGGTGGACGAGATCCCGCTGACTGCCAACGGAAAGCTCGACGTGCGGGCGCTGCCCGCGCCGGAGTTCGGCGGCGACGCCGGCGGCCGCGAACCGCGCAACGACGTCGAGGCCGGGTTGTGCCGGTTGTTCGCCGAGGTGCTCGGGGTGCGCGAGGTCGGCATCGACGACGGGTTCTTCGAGCTCGGCGGGCATTCGCTGCTGGCAGCGCGGTTGCTGGCGCGGGTGCGCAGCGAGCTCGGTGCCGAGCTGACCATCCGCAGCCTCTTCGACCACCCGACGGTCGCCGGCCTCGCTGAGCAGCTGGGCGCGGTCGATCGCCGACCGGAGCTGCGGCGCGTCGAGCGACCCGAGCGGATCCCGCTTTCCTTCGCGCAGCAACGGCTTTGGTTCCTCAACCGGCTGGAAGGCCCCAGCGCCACATACAACTTGCCGCTGGTGCTGCGCATGTCCGGTGAGCTGGACGTGGCAGCGTTGCGCGCCGCGCTCGGCGATGTCGTGCGGCGGCACGAGAGCCTGCGCACGGTTTTCCCGGACGAGCTGGGCGAACCGCGTCAGGAGGTGCTCGACACCGTTCCGGAGCTGACCGTGGTTCACCTTCCGCGGGTCGGGGATGCGCAATTTCAATTGAAATCAGACGTCCAATTTCAATTGAAATTGGGGACCTCCCAGGACGGGACGGCTGCGGCGGGGGTGGTGTCCGATGTGGACGCCGCGGTGGCCGAGGCGGCGCGGGAGGGCTTCGACCTGGCGAAGCAGCTGCCGGTGCGGACGGTGCTCTTCGAGACCGGCTCGGAGCACGTGCTGCTGGTGCTGCTGCACCACGTGGCCGTCGACGAGTGGTCGATCCGGCCGCTGGTGCGCGATCTGTCCACCGCCTACGCGGCGCGGCTGCGCGGTGCGGAACCGGAGTGGGCCGAGCTTCCGGTGCAGTACGTGGATTACGCGCTGTGGCAGCGGGAACTGCTCGGCGACGAGTCCGATCCGGCCGGGCCGGCCGGTCGGCAGCTGGAGTTCTGGCGCGGCGCGCTCGCCGGGCTACCCGACCAGCTGGAGCTGCCCACCGACTTCCCGCGCCCGGCCGTGGCCAGCCACCGCGGCGATGCGGTGCGCTTCGGGCTCGACGCGCAGCTGCACCAGCGGTTGCGGCAGCTCGCCGGGGAACACCGAGCCAGCGTGTTCATGGTGCTGCAGGCCGGGCTCGCCGCGCTGCTGACCAGGATGGGCGCGGGCACCGACATCCCCATCGGGTCGCCGGTGGCCGGTCGTGGTGACGACGCTCTCGACGAGCTCGTCGGGTTCTTCGTCAACAGCCTGGTGCTGCGCACCGACACCTCGGGCGAGCCCGGGTTCGCCGAGCTGGTCGACCGGGTCCGGCAGGCCGACCTGGCCGCCTTCGACAACGCCGAGCTGCCCTTCGAACGGCTCGCCGAAGCGCTCAACCCGGCGCGCTCGCTGGCCCGGCACCCGCTGTTCCAGGTGATGCTCGCCTACTGGGGCGCCACCGATGCGGTCGCCGCCGAACTGCCCGGCCTGGAGACCGCTGTGGACACCGCGGCGGCCGGCGCGGCGAAGTTCGACCTGGCGTTCAGCCTCAGCGAACGCGCCGACGGCGGCGTCGACGGGCTGGTGCAGTACAGCACCGACCTGTTCACCCGGCAGACCGTCGACGACCTGGCCGCGCGGTTCGTCCAGCTGCTGACCTCGGCGGTGGCCGACCCGGCGACGCCGATCAGCCGCCTGGACGTGCTCGGCGAGGATGCGCGGCAGCGGGTGCTGGCCTGGGGCGACGCGGTCGGATCGGTCGAACCCGCCGGGACGTTCCCCGAGCTGTTCGCGCGCAGCGCCGAACGCGATCCGGACAAGACCGCGCTGATCTTCGAGGACGTCGAGCTCAGCTACCGCGAACTCGACCGGCGGGTCACCGAGCAGGCGCAGCTGCTGGTCGAGCACGGCGTCGGGCCCGGCGACATCGTCGGCGTGCTGCTGCCCCGCTCGCCCGAGCTGATCATCGGACTGCTGGCGGCGATGCGCGCCGGAGCCGCCTACCTGGCGCTGGACCCGGAGTACCCGGTGGACCGGCTGCGGCACATGGTCGACGACGCGGCGCCGCGCCTGGTGCTCACCGACGACCTCGCGGCCGACCTGCCAACAGCCCTGCTGAGCTGCGACGATCGTCCGCAGGGCCGCTGGCAGCTGCCGACCCCGCGGCTGGACGACGCCGCCTACGTCATCTACACCTCCGGCTCCACCGGCACGCCGAAGGGCGTGGTCGTGCCGCACCGGGGCATCGCCAAGCTGCTGGCCACCCAGACCGAGCGGGTCGGCATCACCGCGGACAGCCGGGTGCTGCAGTTCGCCTCGCCGAGCTTCGACGTGGCGTTCTGGGAGATGTGCATGGGACTGCTCAGCGGCGGCACGCTGGTCGTGGTGCCCGCCGACCGCCGGGTGCCCGGCGAGCCGCTGGCCGAGTACGCCCGCCGCCACCGGGTCACGCACCTGGCCATCGGGCCGTCGATGATGGGGATGTTCCCCGCCGACACCGAACTCCCGCCGGAGGCGACCCTGCTGTGCGGCGCCGAGAAGGTGCCCTCCGACCTGGTGCTGCGCTGGGCGCGCGAACATCGGATGCTCAACTGCTACGGCCCCACCGAGGCGACGGTGAACTCCACGCTGTGGGACTGCGATCCCGACGCGGTGGGCAGTTCGGTGCCGATCGGCGTGCCCGACCCGGGCGCCCGGCTCTACGTGCTCGACGCGCAGCTCCAGCCGACCCCGCCCGGCGTGGTCGGCGAGCTCTACGTCTCCGGCCTCGGGCTGGCGCGCGGCTACCTCAACCGGCCGGGCCTGACCGCCGAGCGCTTCGTCGCCGACCCGTTCGGGCCGCCCGGCTCCCGCATGTACCGCACCGGCGACCTGGTGCGCTGGCGCTCCGACGGCACGCTGGACTTCGCCGGCCGGGCCGACGACCAGGTCAAGATCCGCGGCTTCCGCATCGAGCTCGGCGAGGTCGAGGCGGTGCTCGCCCAGCACCCGGACGTCGCGCAGGTCGCGGCGGTGGTCCGCGAGGACACCCCCGGCGACAAGCGGCTGGTGGCCTACGTGGTGGGCGGTGGCGATGCCGCCGGGCTGCGCCGCCACGTGGCCGACGCGCTGCCGGACTACATGGTCCCGGCCGCGGTCGTGTTCGTCGACGCGCTGCCGCTGATGCCCAACGGCAAGCTCGACCGCAGCGCGCTGCCCGCGCCGGACCTGGGCGGAGCGGTCGGCAACACGATGCCGCGCAACCCCACCGAGGAGATCCTCTGCGGGCTGTTCGCCGAGGTGCTCGGGCTGCCGCGGGTCGGCACCGAGGACAGCTTCTTCGACCTCGGCGGGCACTCCCTGCTGGCCGCCAAGCTCATCGGCCGCATCCGCGACGCGCTGGGCGTGCGGATCAACGTCGGAAGTCTGTTCGCCGCGCCGACCGTCGTCGGCCTGGCCGAGCGGCTGCACGACGGCGGCGGCCGGGACGCGCTGGAGATCCTGCTGCCGCTGCGCACCTCGGGCAGCAAGCCGCCGCTGTTCTGCGTGCACCCCGCGGCCGGGCTGGCCTGGCCGTTCTCCGGGCTGCTCAAGCACATCGACGACGAGCGGCCGATCTACGGCATCCAGTCGCGCGGGCTCGCCGAGCCGAAACCGGTCGCGGCCAGCCTGCACGAGATGGCCGCCGAGTACCTCGAACACGTCCGGCAGGTCCAGCCGCACGGGCCGTACTACTTCCTCGGCTGGTCCTTCGGCGGCGTGGTCGCCCACGAGATGAGCACCCACCTGCAGCAGCAGGGCGAGGAAGTGCGGTTCCTGGGCATGCTCGACTCCTACCCGAAGGACGTGTGGGACGAGCTGCCGACCGAGGAAGAAGCGCTCAAGGCGCTGCTCTACATGGCGGGCTACGACCTCGCCGAGCTCGGCGATCAGCCGCTGACCAGGGCGGACGTCATGACGATCCTGTCCGCCGAGGGCAGCGCGCTGGCCAACCTCGAACCGCACAGCATCACGGCGATCATCGACAACTTCGCCAACTGCGCGGTGCTGGAGAACGAGGCCGACCACGCCGAGTTCCGCGGCGACGTCCTGTTCTTCACCGCGACCGTCAACCCGGCCAAGGAATCGCTGACCGCGCAGATGTGGCAGCCCTACGTCGGCGGCGCGGTCCGCAACCACGACATCGCCTGCGAGCACAAGGACATGACGCAGCCCGGGCCGCTGGCCGAGATTGCCGCGGTGGTGGACCGGGAACTCGGCGAGGTGGACCGGGTGAGCACCGAAGGAGCACGACGATGA
- a CDS encoding GNAT family N-acetyltransferase, which translates to MTSGVDLPGQSHERASALLRRWLAETHTPVVEGPLRLTIGSVPLGTDVVYSSVTGAHGFGPIRVLDDAGEPVAIADPALIAAACSADARARALPDAPINAADAGSLVDWLLHALPRREFDPIALSDDLIAVARSVSDAAEARRWLAAHVEGRLLPAVLGWEGDVAAATVQLLTRGPLAVIGLLGRRGVVDEAELLAELRTWLGGVAEAHPVSGWLVERWLTSPTLTDLAALNGSGLRYRADSGRVEVRPVPFEVPNPLWSGAAPAPGVPVPVLGEGWSLRPVEVVGDDGGPDVALVQRWMNAEHVAVNWNQAWPLAQWREELAGQLGGQHSVPCIVGLDGRDVGYLELYRVQRDKLARCYSHDPHDLGVHIAIGEPDAIGRGVGSSLLRAVAGGLLAADRECRRVVAEPNVHNGASVGAFGKAGFGRAAEIGLPNKNSALMIFERGE; encoded by the coding sequence GTGACGAGTGGAGTCGACCTTCCCGGCCAGTCGCACGAGCGCGCGTCGGCGCTGCTGCGGCGATGGCTGGCCGAGACGCACACCCCGGTCGTCGAGGGGCCGTTGCGGCTGACCATCGGGTCGGTGCCGCTGGGTACCGACGTCGTGTACAGCTCGGTGACGGGCGCGCACGGTTTCGGGCCGATCCGCGTGCTCGACGACGCCGGTGAGCCGGTCGCGATCGCCGATCCCGCGCTGATCGCCGCGGCCTGCTCCGCCGACGCGCGCGCTCGCGCGCTGCCCGACGCGCCGATCAACGCCGCCGACGCCGGTTCGCTGGTCGACTGGCTGCTGCACGCGCTGCCGAGGCGCGAGTTCGACCCGATCGCGCTCTCCGACGACCTGATCGCGGTGGCTCGCTCGGTGTCCGACGCGGCTGAGGCGCGGCGCTGGCTCGCCGCGCACGTCGAGGGGCGGCTGCTGCCCGCTGTGCTGGGGTGGGAGGGCGATGTCGCCGCCGCGACGGTGCAGCTGCTGACGCGCGGACCGCTGGCGGTCATCGGATTGCTGGGGCGGCGCGGTGTCGTCGACGAGGCGGAGCTGCTCGCGGAGCTGCGGACGTGGCTGGGCGGCGTCGCCGAGGCGCACCCGGTGTCCGGATGGCTGGTCGAGCGCTGGCTGACGAGCCCGACGCTGACCGATCTCGCCGCGCTCAACGGTTCCGGCCTGCGCTACCGGGCGGATTCGGGCCGGGTGGAGGTGCGGCCGGTGCCGTTCGAGGTGCCGAACCCGCTGTGGTCGGGCGCGGCGCCCGCGCCCGGGGTCCCGGTTCCGGTGCTGGGCGAGGGCTGGTCGCTGCGGCCGGTGGAGGTCGTCGGCGACGACGGCGGGCCGGACGTCGCGCTGGTGCAGCGCTGGATGAACGCCGAGCACGTCGCGGTGAACTGGAACCAGGCGTGGCCGCTGGCGCAGTGGCGCGAGGAGCTGGCCGGGCAGCTCGGCGGGCAGCACTCGGTGCCGTGCATCGTCGGCCTCGACGGGCGCGACGTCGGCTACCTGGAGCTCTACCGGGTGCAGCGGGACAAGCTGGCGCGCTGCTACTCGCACGACCCGCACGACCTGGGCGTGCACATCGCCATCGGTGAGCCGGACGCGATCGGGCGCGGCGTCGGCTCGTCGCTGCTGCGGGCGGTGGCCGGGGGGCTGCTGGCGGCCGACCGGGAGTGCCGGCGCGTGGTGGCCGAGCCGAACGTGCACAACGGGGCCTCTGTGGGCGCTTTCGGCAAGGCCGGGTTCGGCCGGGCCGCCGAGATCGGATTGCCGAACAAGAACTCGGCGCTCATGATCTTCGAGCGCGGTGAGTAG
- a CDS encoding DivIVA domain-containing protein, with translation MDDTDSVVPLRPGFDIQVRGFNRSQVIDHIELLEDQLRLVTIDRNEAAQLNSDLRELCDTTRRSLNSAEERLRRIESSDTGLPAASQRVQNMLSIAEEEVQTLRDRAQRQAEIIRGTAETEARELIEEAQRNATELREECGRLISDVEERRARLHREHDQKVSELRTREHRMRQSIRDEYKRTIAAAQEEADELIARTRRQCGQWDAETEQLRLEALEEIHTQQRRLEELRAAVLSSMDQTQRTLNASIAELSAHPPATTGEPEPETQLPLQLPSQREDVQTFLIPLDGQHHSTNGATPQPGPVRQN, from the coding sequence ATGGATGACACCGACTCCGTCGTTCCGCTCCGGCCGGGATTCGACATCCAGGTCCGCGGCTTCAACCGCAGCCAGGTCATCGACCACATCGAGCTGCTGGAGGACCAGCTGCGGCTGGTCACCATCGACCGCAACGAGGCCGCGCAGCTCAACAGCGACCTGCGCGAGCTCTGCGACACCACCCGCCGCAGCCTGAACTCGGCCGAGGAGCGCCTCCGCCGCATCGAGTCCTCCGACACCGGCCTGCCCGCCGCATCGCAGCGCGTGCAGAACATGCTCTCGATCGCCGAGGAAGAGGTGCAGACCCTCCGCGACCGGGCCCAGCGGCAGGCCGAGATCATCCGCGGCACCGCCGAGACCGAGGCGCGCGAGCTGATCGAGGAAGCCCAGCGCAACGCCACCGAGCTGCGCGAGGAGTGCGGCCGCCTGATCTCCGACGTCGAGGAGCGCCGGGCCCGGCTGCACCGCGAGCACGACCAGAAGGTCAGCGAGCTGCGCACCCGGGAGCACCGGATGCGGCAGAGCATCCGCGACGAGTACAAGCGGACGATCGCCGCCGCGCAGGAGGAGGCCGACGAGCTGATCGCCCGGACCCGGCGGCAGTGCGGGCAGTGGGACGCCGAGACCGAGCAGCTCCGCCTGGAAGCGCTGGAGGAGATCCACACCCAGCAGCGCCGCCTGGAGGAACTGCGCGCCGCGGTGCTGTCCTCGATGGACCAGACGCAGCGCACCCTCAACGCCTCCATCGCCGAGCTCAGCGCGCACCCGCCGGCCACGACCGGGGAACCGGAGCCCGAGACCCAGCTACCGCTCCAGCTGCCCTCGCAGCGCGAAGACGTGCAGACGTTCCTCATCCCCCTCGACGGTCAGCACCACAGCACCAACGGTGCGACCCCGCAGCCAGGACCCGTCCGACAGAACTGA
- the tenA gene encoding thiaminase II translates to MSKLPAPPADGFCAQAWEHTAGLQQAIVEHPFNTGLADGSLDREVFAFYIVQDARYLVGFAQALAAASTRADNAEDAAFLSGSANGALVEERRLHAGYVSEFGLTEAEIDGIGTSPSCLAYTSYLRACALTEPYPVLLAAILPCFWVYQHVGTTILESTGDLAEHPYRAWIQTYADDEFAAAVLTARELVDRVAASADDATRQRMLAAFTRATEYEWLFWNSAWTKEAWPTAEFLG, encoded by the coding sequence ATGAGCAAGTTGCCCGCACCGCCCGCCGACGGCTTCTGCGCGCAGGCCTGGGAGCACACCGCCGGGTTGCAGCAGGCGATCGTCGAGCACCCGTTCAACACCGGGCTCGCCGACGGCAGCCTGGACCGTGAGGTGTTCGCCTTCTACATCGTGCAGGACGCCCGCTACCTGGTCGGGTTCGCGCAGGCGCTGGCGGCCGCGTCGACCCGGGCGGACAACGCCGAGGACGCCGCGTTCCTGTCCGGCTCGGCCAACGGCGCGCTGGTCGAGGAGCGCCGGCTGCACGCCGGGTACGTCAGCGAGTTCGGGTTGACCGAGGCCGAGATCGACGGCATCGGCACCTCGCCGTCCTGCCTCGCCTATACCTCGTACCTGCGGGCGTGCGCGCTGACCGAGCCGTACCCGGTGCTGCTGGCGGCGATCCTGCCGTGCTTCTGGGTGTACCAGCACGTGGGCACCACGATCCTGGAGTCCACCGGCGACCTCGCCGAGCACCCGTACCGGGCGTGGATCCAGACCTACGCCGACGACGAGTTCGCCGCCGCCGTGCTCACCGCCCGCGAGCTGGTCGACCGGGTCGCCGCGAGCGCCGACGACGCGACGCGGCAGCGGATGCTGGCCGCGTTCACCCGGGCCACCGAGTACGAGTGGCTGTTCTGGAACAGCGCGTGGACCAAGGAGGCCTGGCCGACCGCCGAGTTCCTCGGGTAG
- the thiD gene encoding bifunctional hydroxymethylpyrimidine kinase/phosphomethylpyrimidine kinase → MVPNVLTIAGTDPSGGAGVQADLKAFSAHGAYGMSVITALVAQTTTGVAEVHEVPPEFITAQLVTLLDDVRVDSVKIGMLANAEVIRAVVEVLDRYAPPNVVLDPVMVAKSGDRLLAPEAVGALRDELLPRVDLITPNLPEAADLLGEAELADVDGMPAQAERLAGLGAKQVLLKGGHLSGESSVDLLYGDGIAEFLTSERVVTTNDHGTGCTLSAAIAALRPQRPDWLTAVRESKDYLTEALRASGRLDVGHGHGPVHHFHHWW, encoded by the coding sequence ATGGTTCCGAACGTGCTGACCATCGCGGGCACCGATCCCAGCGGTGGCGCCGGAGTCCAGGCTGATCTGAAGGCGTTCTCGGCGCACGGCGCCTACGGCATGTCGGTGATCACCGCGCTCGTCGCGCAGACCACCACCGGGGTGGCCGAGGTGCACGAGGTGCCGCCGGAGTTCATCACCGCGCAGCTGGTCACGCTGCTCGACGACGTGCGGGTGGACTCGGTCAAGATCGGCATGCTGGCCAACGCCGAGGTGATCCGCGCGGTGGTCGAGGTGCTGGACCGCTACGCGCCGCCGAACGTGGTGCTGGATCCGGTCATGGTCGCCAAGAGCGGCGACCGGCTGCTCGCGCCGGAGGCGGTCGGGGCGCTGCGCGACGAACTGCTGCCCCGGGTCGACCTGATCACCCCGAACCTGCCGGAAGCGGCGGACCTGCTGGGCGAAGCCGAGCTCGCCGACGTCGACGGCATGCCCGCGCAGGCCGAACGGCTGGCCGGGCTCGGCGCCAAGCAGGTGCTGCTCAAGGGCGGCCACCTCTCCGGCGAGTCCAGTGTGGACCTGCTGTACGGCGACGGGATCGCCGAGTTCCTGACCAGCGAGCGGGTCGTGACCACCAACGATCACGGCACCGGCTGCACCCTCTCGGCGGCGATCGCCGCACTGCGTCCGCAGCGCCCGGACTGGCTGACGGCGGTGCGCGAGAGCAAGGACTACCTGACCGAGGCTCTGCGCGCGTCCGGGCGGCTGGACGTCGGCCACGGCCACGGCCCGGTGCACCACTTCCACCACTGGTGGTGA